Genomic segment of Phycisphaerales bacterium:
TTGCCCGGATACGACTTCTGGTGGTAGCGAGCGATGAGCGCAATGAGGCTGATTTCGCGATCGTCAAAGCCCAGCAGCTCGCCGTGACGGATGAGATAGTGCGAGTGCACCTGGTGGTTGGCGTAGGAGACGAACGTGCCCACGTCGTGCAGCAGCGCGGCGTATTCGAGCAGTTCGCGCTCGGCCGGGCCGAGTTGGTGCAGGCCCAGGTCGCGAGCCGACTCGAAGAGCATGAGCGAGAGACGCGCGACCTGCAGCGCATGCGGCTCGTCAAACGAGCACGTGCGCCCCAGGCGCAGCACGCTGCGCTCGCGAAACGAGGTCGAAGTGAGTGGCACCGCGCGGGCGCTGCGCGCGAGATAATCGATGAGCAGGCCCTCGCGCAGGCCGCGCTCGCTGGCGCGGATGGATGGCACTTTGAGTTGCGTGAGCAGGGGTTCGAGGATTGCTGCGCCGGCGATGATGATGTCGGCGCGGTCAGGATTGATGCCCGGCGCCTTGCGCCGGGCCGCCAGCGGCATGTCGCACAGCTCTTCAATCATGCGGCTGAGATCAGCGGTCGCGATGGCGTCATCGCGCTGCGCCGGTCGGCCCAGCGTCTGGCGCGCCGTGAGATCCACCATGTTCTGGATCGTGCCGCTTGAGCCGATGGCGAGGTCGATCTTGTGTTTGCCCAGCGCCTGCACGGCGCGAAGCGTCTTGTGGCGCACGTGCTCGGTGAGGCGCCGGTACGTCGCCTTGCTCACCGGCCCGTCGAAGCCGGGCTCGAAGAACATCGACGTGAGGCGGATGGCGCCGAGTTTGAGTGAGTCGATGAAGAAGTGCTCACTCTGGTTGCCGAGGACGACTTCGGTGCTGCCGCCGCCGATGTCGATGAACAGGGCCTTCTGATTGTCGATGCGCGTGCCGCTGGCGACGCCGAGGTAGATGAGTCGGGCTTCCTCCTTGCCTGAGATGACGTGGAGGTTGATCTTCGCTTCGCGGCGCATGCGCTCGAGGAACGCGCCGCGGTTGCTCGCCTCGCGCGTGGCGGAGGTGGCCACGGCGATGATCTCGCTCGCGTCGCGGGCCCGGGCCATCTCGGCGAAGCGCCCGCACACAGCCACGGCGCGATCCATCGCGTCCTTCTGGAGTCGCCGGCTGGCAAACTCGCCTTCGCCCAGGCGGATGACCTCCTTCTGCTGCGAAAGCGTGGTGGTCGAGCCGTCGGCGGCGACGCTGACGAGCAGCAGGCGCGCCGAGTTGGTGCCGAGGTCAATGAATGCGACGATTCGGTCGTTGGGCATGGCGGCTCGTGGATTTCGGTGGGGCCTGCCCGGGCGGACGCTGCCGCAGACAGGCGGGCGAATGTGCCGGCAAGCGTAGACGGAACGCAGCGGCCAAAGTCGCGGGAGGTGAAGGCGGACCATCCATTAGCCGAATTCTAACATACCGAGCGCTTGCACGCGCGTGCCCGCGGCGATACCTTCACCCACTGCGCGGCGGGCGCGGAGGGTCGATGAACGCCAATTCTCCGGATTCGGTGCATCTTGCCAGTGAGGCCGGCCAAAGCGCTGCGCCTCCCGCCGAGCCGCGTGCGCTCCAGCCGGGCGATCTGCTCAACCGCGAACTCTCATGGCTCGAGTTCAATCGTCGCGTGCTGCACGAGGCGATGGATGACCGCACGCCGCTGCTTGAGCGCGTGCGCTTCCTGGCGATCTTCACGAGCAACCTCGACGAGTTTTTCATGAAGCGCGTCGGCGGGCTCAAGCGCCAGGTCGCCGCGGGCGCCGTGCCGCGCACGCCCGACGGCCTGACGCCGGCGCAGCAACTCAGCGCCATCCGGCAGACCGTGATCCCCATGCTGGAGCAGCAGGCGCAGACCGATCGCGAGATCATCCGGCCCGCGCTGGCCGAGCGCGGCATCGGCATCGTCAAGTGGCATGATCTCACCGGGCCGGAACTGCGCTTCGCTTCGCAGTACTTCCGCGAGAACGTGTTCCCCGTGCTCACGCCGCTGGCGGTCGATCCGGGTCATCCGTTCCCGTTCATCTCAAACCTCTCCACGTCGCTGGGCATCACGTTGCGGCACCCCGAGAGCACCGAGCACCTCTTTGCGCGCGTGAAGATTCCCGAAGTTCTGCCGTCGCTCATTCGCGTCAACCCGCAGGACAACGGCAGCGGCGTGTATCGCTTCGTCACGCTGCACGAACTCATCGCGCGCAACCTCGACGATCTCTTCCCGGAGATGGTCATTCTTGACATCATGCCCTTCCGCGTGACGCGCAACGCCGACATCGAGCGCGATGAAGAAGACGTCGAAGACCTGCTCGAATCCATCGCGCAGGAGATGCGCCAGCGGCGCTTCGAGAAGATCGTGCGCCTCGAGCACGGACCGGATCCGAATCCGGAGATTCTCGACTTCCTCATCGCCGAACTCGAACTTTCGCGCAGCGACGTGTACGAGCTGCCCGGCGAACTCGATTACAGCGACCTCGCGCCGATCGCGGACCTGCCCATTGCCGACCTGCGCTTCCGCGCGTGGACCCCGGTGACGCCGCCCGCCTTCGCCGACGAATCGACGGATATCTTCAGCGTCATCCGCAACGGCGATCAACTCGTGCACCACCCGTACGACAGTTTCAGCGCCAGCGTCGAGCGCTTCGTAGCGGCGGCGGCGACGGATCGCAACGTGCTGGCCATCAAGATGACGCTCTATCGCACGGGCGATGACAGCCCGTTCGTGCGGCGGCTCATCCAGGCGGCCGAACTGGGTAAGCAGGTCGTGTGCCTCGTCGAGCTCAAGGCGCGCTTCGACGAAGAGCGGAACATCCAGTGGGCCCGCACGCTCGAAAAGGTCGGCGTCCACGTGGTGTACGGCGTGCTCGGGCTCAAGACGCACACGAAGACGGTGCTGGTGGTTCGTCGCGAAGGAAGCGGACTGCGCTCGTACGCGCACATCGGGACGGGCAACTATCACGTGGGCACTTCGCGGCTCTACACCGACCTCGGGCTGTTCACGTGCAACCCGGCCATCACCGAGGAACTCATCGACCTGTTTCACTTCCTCACCGGCCGGTCGCGCAAGCGCGACTACCACAAGCTGCTCGTGGCGCCGGTGAACATGCGCGAGCGCTTCATCGCAATGATCGATCGCGAGATTCTCAATTGCCGCGCCGGCCGGCCGTGCGGCATCGTGGCGAAGATGAACAGCCTCGAAGACCTGGGCATCTGCGCGGCGCTCTACCGCGCTTCGGGCGAGGGCGTGCCGATCGATCTGATCGTGAGAGGCTTCTGCTGTTTGCGGCCAGGCGTGCCGGGGCTGAGCGAGAACATCCGCGTGATGTCGATTGTCGGACGGCTCCTCGAGCATGCACGCCTGTTTCACTTCCGGGCCGGCTGCGAGAATCCGGCGCACGGCGAGTTCTACTTCGGCAGCGCCGACTGGATGTACCGCAACCTGTCCAACCGCGTCGAGGCGATCGTCCCGGTCGA
This window contains:
- the ppk1 gene encoding polyphosphate kinase 1; its protein translation is MNANSPDSVHLASEAGQSAAPPAEPRALQPGDLLNRELSWLEFNRRVLHEAMDDRTPLLERVRFLAIFTSNLDEFFMKRVGGLKRQVAAGAVPRTPDGLTPAQQLSAIRQTVIPMLEQQAQTDREIIRPALAERGIGIVKWHDLTGPELRFASQYFRENVFPVLTPLAVDPGHPFPFISNLSTSLGITLRHPESTEHLFARVKIPEVLPSLIRVNPQDNGSGVYRFVTLHELIARNLDDLFPEMVILDIMPFRVTRNADIERDEEDVEDLLESIAQEMRQRRFEKIVRLEHGPDPNPEILDFLIAELELSRSDVYELPGELDYSDLAPIADLPIADLRFRAWTPVTPPAFADESTDIFSVIRNGDQLVHHPYDSFSASVERFVAAAATDRNVLAIKMTLYRTGDDSPFVRRLIQAAELGKQVVCLVELKARFDEERNIQWARTLEKVGVHVVYGVLGLKTHTKTVLVVRREGSGLRSYAHIGTGNYHVGTSRLYTDLGLFTCNPAITEELIDLFHFLTGRSRKRDYHKLLVAPVNMRERFIAMIDREILNCRAGRPCGIVAKMNSLEDLGICAALYRASGEGVPIDLIVRGFCCLRPGVPGLSENIRVMSIVGRLLEHARLFHFRAGCENPAHGEFYFGSADWMYRNLSNRVEAIVPVEEPALREKCWEILRIQLADQRQTWDMASDGTYLQRTPRDAAAELGCHEQFMRLARQRAGDGEQ
- a CDS encoding Ppx/GppA family phosphatase, translated to MPNDRIVAFIDLGTNSARLLLVSVAADGSTTTLSQQKEVIRLGEGEFASRRLQKDAMDRAVAVCGRFAEMARARDASEIIAVATSATREASNRGAFLERMRREAKINLHVISGKEEARLIYLGVASGTRIDNQKALFIDIGGGSTEVVLGNQSEHFFIDSLKLGAIRLTSMFFEPGFDGPVSKATYRRLTEHVRHKTLRAVQALGKHKIDLAIGSSGTIQNMVDLTARQTLGRPAQRDDAIATADLSRMIEELCDMPLAARRKAPGINPDRADIIIAGAAILEPLLTQLKVPSIRASERGLREGLLIDYLARSARAVPLTSTSFRERSVLRLGRTCSFDEPHALQVARLSLMLFESARDLGLHQLGPAERELLEYAALLHDVGTFVSYANHQVHSHYLIRHGELLGFDDREISLIALIARYHQKSYPGKSLAEFAALPDEDQRMVEVCCTLLRLAECLDRSHMGAVTAARFEAGQAKGAAGQDKANGKQESDARKSEGKNGKSRVTLIIEAAADCRMEVWGVHDRAKAFRKTFDKHLDVRISEALAESKAVK